GTGCTTTATAATAAGGGACAAACGGATAACTTAACGCAAACTTTTGGTCGTTTTGACTTCCCGGTTTTAGCTAATATCCCTGTTATCGGAGATATCTTCTTCAAGTCAACTAGTCTACTAGGTTACCTAGCAATTGCTTTCTCATTCCTAGCTTGGTTTATCCTCTTTAAGACTCGCTTTGGACTTCGCCTTCGTTCAGTTGGTGAACACCCACAAGCAGCAGATACTTTGGGTATCAATGTCTACAAGATGAGATATCTTGGAGTTGTGATTTCAGGTTTCCTTGGAGGAATCGGTGGAGCTATTTACGCTCAATCAATTTCTGTTAACTTCTCAGTTACAACTATCGTCGGACCTGGATTTATCGCACTTGCTGCTATGATCTTCGGTAAATGGAATCCTGTTGGTGCTATGCTTTCAAGTCTCTTCTTTGGACTATCACAAAGTTTAGCAGTTATCGGTTCTCAACTTCCTTTCTTGCAAGGAGTTCCAGCCGTTTACTTGCAAATTGCACCATATCTCTTGACCATTGTCGTCCTAGCAGCCTTCTTTGGTAAAGCTGTTGCGCCGAAGGCAGATGGTATCAACTATATCAAGTCTAAATAACATAAAAAAACGTCAGTTGAAACTGACGTTTTATTTTTTTGGTTCTTGGTGCGTTAGGTTAAGTCCCCAAGGAATGAGATTTTCTGTTTTATTTTGGATCCGTTTGATATTGTCCTTGTGTCGAACAATCACTAGACTGGCAAGAGCGATAATAATCAAAGTGAAGAGTAAGTCATAACTACTCAAGATAAATCCAAAAAGAGGAAATAGAAGGACTCCAATAATTGCAGCAATAGCAGCAGAGATACTAGAGAGAGAGATCATACTTCCCA
The window above is part of the Streptococcus sp. Marseille-Q6470 genome. Proteins encoded here:
- a CDS encoding ABC transporter permease, whose protein sequence is MSITTMLTLMVSSMLIYSAPLIFTSIGGVFSERGGVVNVGLEGIMVMGAFSGVVFNLEFAQDLGALTPWFALLVGGLVGALFSLIHAVATIHFRADHVVSGTVLNLMAPALAVFLVKVLYNKGQTDNLTQTFGRFDFPVLANIPVIGDIFFKSTSLLGYLAIAFSFLAWFILFKTRFGLRLRSVGEHPQAADTLGINVYKMRYLGVVISGFLGGIGGAIYAQSISVNFSVTTIVGPGFIALAAMIFGKWNPVGAMLSSLFFGLSQSLAVIGSQLPFLQGVPAVYLQIAPYLLTIVVLAAFFGKAVAPKADGINYIKSK